In the Leifsonia sp. 466MF genome, one interval contains:
- a CDS encoding aldose 1-epimerase family protein — translation MSTPISGTHFGLTAGDYHATIASVGATLRTLQFDGRDLVVPFEADEVRPAFRGATLAPWPNRVVDGRYTFDGVEQQLALTEPTRGHALHGLAAWLDFVAVDRAADSVTFAATIEAQAGYPHRVEVTVAFSLDEEGLHTTVTGTNTGPTRAPWGTGPHPYLVAGDGRVDDWTLSLPADQVLTVTEDRLIPTGLADVATEQGGDWDFRTPRTIGDTFIDHAFTGLTRSADGVAVVRVTTAEGTGVELAWGEDCPWVQIHTADQPVPELNRLGLAVEPMTCPPDAYNSGTDLIVLEPGASATASWTIRAV, via the coding sequence ATGAGCACACCCATCTCCGGTACCCACTTCGGCCTCACGGCGGGCGACTACCACGCGACCATCGCGTCGGTCGGCGCCACCCTGCGGACGCTCCAGTTCGACGGACGCGACCTCGTCGTCCCGTTCGAGGCCGACGAGGTGCGTCCCGCGTTCCGCGGCGCCACCCTCGCACCCTGGCCGAACCGGGTCGTCGACGGCCGTTACACCTTCGACGGCGTCGAGCAGCAGCTCGCGCTCACCGAGCCCACCCGCGGGCACGCCCTGCACGGACTGGCGGCGTGGCTCGACTTCGTCGCGGTCGATCGAGCCGCCGACAGCGTGACGTTCGCCGCGACCATCGAGGCGCAGGCCGGCTACCCGCACCGCGTGGAGGTGACGGTCGCGTTCTCGCTCGACGAGGAGGGCCTGCACACGACGGTGACCGGCACGAACACCGGGCCGACGCGCGCCCCGTGGGGCACCGGCCCGCACCCGTACCTCGTCGCGGGCGACGGCCGAGTGGACGACTGGACGCTGTCCCTCCCCGCCGACCAGGTGCTCACCGTCACCGAGGACCGCCTGATCCCGACCGGCCTCGCCGACGTCGCGACCGAGCAGGGCGGCGACTGGGACTTCCGCACGCCCCGGACCATCGGCGACACCTTCATCGACCACGCCTTCACGGGCCTCACCCGCTCGGCGGACGGCGTGGCCGTCGTCCGTGTCACGACCGCGGAGGGCACCGGAGTGGAACTCGCCTGGGGCGAGGACTGCCCGTGGGTGCAGATCCACACGGCCGACCAGCCCGTCCCCGAGCTGAACCGACTCGGACTGGCCGTCGAGCCGATGACGTGCCCGCCGGACGCCTACAACTCGGGCACCGACCTCATCGTGCTCGAACCGGGAGCATCGGCCACCGCATCCTGGACCATCCGCGCCGTCTAG
- a CDS encoding alpha-amylase family glycosyl hydrolase, producing the protein MTNTAATTDGWTGAWAGDPGELVYGLDLSRFADGDGDGFGDFAGAIEHLDYVASLGVTWIWLLPFYPSARRDNGYDVDDHLAVDPRFGDIDSLRAFLDAAHERGMRVLIDAVLHHTSDRHAWFRAAVDAPDSTAGRFFIWSEDDSVEPGDHPMFPGEDDAVWAYEPRAGRYYHHQFYEFQPDLNATDPDVFEEIVRVLSYWLEVGVDGFRIDAALLIVQGKGRPDTDVDDGSFFDRLRARLREVKQDVALIAEADESPELMAALVERGRFEAVIDFTLNNSLILALTRGRAQPLVDALRRLDDTIPPDARLNFVHNADELDLQQLSDDERKEAFEHFAPEPSMLIYGRGIRRGWAPMMQPDQRVRMTLSLLYALPGVPLLLAGQELGVGDDLSIEGRGAARTTMQWDDSRWGGFTSAEESPLTLPAQVDGPYGFREVNVRAQEGDPASLLTLVRRIAELRREKGAGAAGWTALDVGAPSVLALRRDGLLTVHNLSDESVELDLGRHLDLGGEPEAPLAEGWDGRVLGPYGFAWLSL; encoded by the coding sequence ATGACGAACACTGCTGCCACCACCGACGGCTGGACGGGCGCCTGGGCCGGCGATCCCGGCGAACTGGTGTACGGGCTCGACCTGTCGCGGTTCGCGGACGGCGACGGCGACGGTTTCGGCGACTTCGCCGGGGCGATCGAGCACCTCGACTACGTCGCCTCGCTCGGCGTGACCTGGATCTGGCTGCTGCCGTTCTATCCCAGCGCCCGGCGCGACAACGGCTACGACGTCGACGACCATCTCGCCGTCGACCCTCGGTTCGGGGACATCGACAGCCTGCGCGCCTTCCTCGACGCGGCGCACGAGCGGGGGATGCGCGTCCTCATCGACGCGGTGCTGCACCACACCTCCGACCGGCACGCCTGGTTCCGCGCGGCCGTCGACGCGCCGGACTCCACCGCCGGACGCTTCTTCATCTGGAGCGAGGACGACTCGGTCGAGCCGGGCGACCATCCGATGTTCCCGGGCGAGGACGACGCGGTCTGGGCGTACGAGCCCCGGGCCGGCCGGTACTACCACCACCAGTTCTACGAATTCCAGCCGGACCTCAACGCAACGGATCCGGACGTGTTCGAGGAGATCGTCCGGGTGCTGAGCTACTGGCTGGAGGTCGGCGTCGACGGCTTCCGCATCGACGCGGCCCTCCTGATCGTGCAGGGCAAAGGCCGGCCGGACACGGATGTGGACGACGGCTCCTTCTTCGACCGCCTGCGCGCACGCCTCCGCGAGGTGAAGCAGGATGTGGCGCTCATCGCCGAGGCGGACGAGTCGCCGGAGCTCATGGCGGCCCTCGTCGAACGCGGCCGGTTCGAGGCGGTCATCGACTTCACGCTGAACAACTCACTGATCCTCGCGCTCACCCGGGGTCGGGCGCAGCCGCTCGTGGACGCCCTCCGACGCCTTGACGACACCATCCCGCCCGATGCGCGGCTCAACTTCGTGCACAACGCCGACGAGCTCGACCTCCAGCAGTTGAGCGACGACGAGCGCAAGGAGGCGTTCGAGCATTTCGCGCCCGAGCCGTCCATGCTGATCTACGGGCGCGGCATCCGTCGTGGCTGGGCGCCGATGATGCAGCCCGATCAGCGGGTGCGCATGACCCTGAGCCTCCTGTACGCGCTGCCGGGCGTCCCGCTGCTGCTCGCCGGCCAGGAGCTCGGAGTCGGCGACGACCTGAGCATCGAGGGACGCGGAGCGGCCCGGACCACGATGCAGTGGGACGACTCGCGGTGGGGCGGGTTCACGAGCGCGGAGGAGTCGCCCCTCACGCTGCCGGCGCAGGTCGACGGGCCGTACGGATTCCGGGAGGTGAACGTGCGGGCGCAGGAGGGCGACCCGGCGTCGCTGCTGACCCTCGTGCGGAGGATCGCGGAGCTCCGCCGGGAGAAGGGGGCGGGTGCAGCCGGATGGACGGCGCTCGACGTGGGCGCCCCCTCCGTCCTCGCCCTGCGGCGGGACGGGCTCCTCACCGTGCACAACCTGTCGGACGAGTCCGTCGAGCTCGATCTCGGCCGTCACCTCGACCTGGGTGGCGAGCCGGAGGCGCCGCTCGCGGAGGGCTGGGACGGCCGCGTGCTCGGCCCGTACGGCTTCGCGTGGCTGTCCCTGTGA
- a CDS encoding LacI family DNA-binding transcriptional regulator, with amino-acid sequence MPNNAPKPPVISDVARRAGVSVPTVSRVLNGAAYVSDEKRSRVMEAIRELDFRPSAAARALVARQPRLIAVIAGNTSRYGYAETIRGIEERARAAGYTVSITVVESADDETVDGAVSLVLDQPIAGVVVLKFDPPGVAALHRLPKSIPTVSISGVRESGVPQAVLAEADAAEEVVDYLLELGHSTVHHVRVPPSRKEDGRTTGWKRALTAHGAPVPPPVDATWEPESGREIGRALAEDPTVTAVFCGNDEIAMGVIRGLVEKGKRVPQDVSVVGFDDHPLARMWSPPLTTVDQDFVGLGSRAYDLLEGVIAGGKVRKFSSERPTVVIRESTAPPPA; translated from the coding sequence ATGCCGAACAACGCGCCGAAACCGCCCGTGATCAGCGACGTCGCGCGCCGCGCCGGCGTCTCGGTCCCGACGGTGTCGCGCGTCCTCAACGGCGCGGCGTACGTGTCCGACGAGAAGCGCTCACGTGTCATGGAGGCGATCCGGGAGCTCGACTTCCGTCCCTCCGCCGCCGCACGCGCGCTGGTGGCCCGTCAGCCGCGGCTCATCGCCGTGATCGCAGGCAACACCTCCCGATACGGGTACGCCGAGACCATCCGCGGTATCGAGGAACGCGCCCGCGCGGCCGGCTACACCGTGAGCATCACGGTGGTGGAGTCCGCCGACGATGAGACCGTCGACGGGGCCGTGTCGCTCGTCCTCGACCAGCCGATCGCCGGCGTCGTTGTCCTCAAATTCGACCCGCCGGGAGTGGCGGCGCTGCATCGGCTGCCGAAGTCCATCCCGACCGTGTCGATCTCCGGCGTCCGGGAGTCGGGGGTTCCCCAGGCGGTGCTCGCCGAGGCGGACGCCGCGGAAGAGGTCGTCGACTACCTCCTCGAACTCGGCCACTCCACCGTCCATCACGTCCGAGTACCGCCGTCGCGCAAGGAGGACGGCCGCACGACCGGCTGGAAGCGGGCGCTGACCGCCCACGGAGCCCCGGTTCCCCCGCCGGTCGACGCCACCTGGGAGCCGGAGTCCGGGCGCGAGATCGGACGTGCCCTCGCCGAGGACCCGACCGTCACGGCCGTGTTCTGCGGCAACGACGAGATCGCGATGGGAGTCATCCGTGGTCTCGTCGAGAAGGGCAAGCGCGTGCCGCAGGACGTCAGCGTCGTCGGGTTCGACGACCATCCTCTCGCCCGGATGTGGAGCCCGCCGCTGACCACGGTGGACCAGGACTTCGTCGGGCTCGGCTCCCGCGCCTACGACCTGCTCGAGGGCGTGATCGCGGGCGGCAAGGTGCGGAAGTTCTCCTCGGAGCGCCCGACCGTCGTCATCCGCGAGAGCACGGCGCCGCCGCCCGCCTGA
- a CDS encoding carbohydrate ABC transporter permease encodes MSALASTTRRRRRPLKPSRVVQPIVAILLVVLLLGIPFWLVVVTAGKDQAEALNPSLALPTSWHLLQNFATVLDQGRMVPAFFGSLLIMLPSVFGVLLLGAMASWILGRRRGRAISFVYALGISGIVLPPAVVTIVLLLRQLGLAGTAVGMIGVYMGMYMSTVIFFVTGFVRTIPVELEEAARVDGAGPVKVFFRVILPLLTPTLATATILICLYIWNDVFYALFVVGGRLDTLPLNLYQVASAGLYLQNWHLIFAYIILMSLPLLITFTVMQRRIISGITSGAVK; translated from the coding sequence GTGAGCGCGCTCGCCTCCACCACCCGCCGTCGCCGCCGGCCCCTGAAGCCGTCGCGCGTCGTCCAGCCGATCGTCGCCATCCTGCTGGTCGTGCTCCTGCTCGGCATCCCCTTCTGGCTGGTCGTCGTGACCGCGGGAAAAGACCAGGCCGAGGCCCTCAACCCCAGCCTGGCGCTGCCGACCAGCTGGCACCTGCTGCAGAACTTCGCGACCGTCCTGGACCAGGGACGCATGGTCCCCGCCTTCTTCGGCAGCCTGCTCATCATGCTGCCGTCGGTGTTCGGCGTCCTCCTCCTCGGCGCGATGGCGTCGTGGATCCTGGGCCGACGGCGCGGGCGCGCGATCTCGTTCGTCTACGCGCTCGGCATCAGCGGGATCGTGCTCCCGCCCGCCGTCGTGACCATCGTGCTCCTACTCCGCCAGCTGGGGCTCGCGGGCACGGCCGTCGGGATGATCGGCGTCTACATGGGCATGTACATGTCGACCGTCATCTTCTTCGTGACGGGTTTCGTCCGCACCATCCCGGTGGAACTGGAGGAGGCGGCGCGCGTGGACGGGGCCGGCCCGGTGAAGGTGTTCTTCCGTGTCATCCTGCCGCTCCTGACCCCGACGCTCGCGACAGCGACCATCCTCATCTGCCTGTACATCTGGAACGACGTCTTCTACGCGCTGTTCGTGGTCGGGGGGCGGCTTGACACCCTCCCGCTGAACCTCTACCAGGTCGCCAGCGCCGGTCTGTACCTGCAGAACTGGCACCTGATCTTCGCCTACATCATCCTGATGAGCCTTCCGCTGCTGATCACCTTCACGGTGATGCAGCGCCGCATCATCTCGGGCATCACCAGCGGGGCCGTGAAGTGA
- a CDS encoding carbohydrate ABC transporter permease, with the protein MTAQLAPPAPAAAPTARPSAPRPRGRRRQDHPAWFLVPALLVLIVFFFVPTIFNFVYAFTNWSSFHSDIGFVGTDNFAALFTNGSLLNDLRITLVYAILVAVFQNVFGLVLALVLERDTPINRFARVAFFVPVVMSALAVGYIFQAMLKPEGALNQILGFVTGQHVSIAWLGSTTWTIVVVALIHAWKWMGLSMLIYLAGLKTINEDILEAARLDGAGWWTTFRTIRFPLLAPAVTFNVATALLGSMNGFDIVQATTGGGPGGTTELLNIFIFRTFGQGLFAQATTMSLTLFLMVTVLAFPVIYFLRRRENVL; encoded by the coding sequence GTGACCGCCCAACTCGCCCCGCCCGCCCCCGCGGCCGCGCCGACGGCCCGCCCGAGTGCGCCGCGACCGCGAGGCCGCCGACGGCAGGACCACCCCGCTTGGTTCCTGGTGCCCGCGCTCCTCGTCTTGATCGTCTTCTTCTTCGTCCCGACGATCTTCAACTTCGTGTACGCGTTCACGAACTGGTCCAGCTTCCACAGCGACATCGGCTTCGTCGGCACCGACAACTTCGCCGCCCTCTTCACCAACGGCAGCCTGCTGAACGACCTCCGGATCACGCTCGTCTACGCCATCCTCGTCGCCGTGTTCCAGAACGTGTTCGGCCTGGTCCTCGCGCTCGTGCTGGAGCGCGACACCCCGATCAACCGCTTCGCGCGCGTCGCCTTCTTCGTCCCCGTCGTGATGTCGGCGCTCGCCGTCGGCTACATCTTCCAGGCGATGCTGAAGCCCGAGGGCGCGCTCAACCAGATCCTCGGCTTCGTCACCGGCCAGCACGTGTCCATCGCCTGGCTCGGCAGCACCACCTGGACCATCGTGGTCGTCGCCCTCATCCACGCGTGGAAGTGGATGGGCCTCTCCATGCTGATCTACCTGGCCGGCCTCAAGACCATCAACGAGGACATCCTGGAGGCCGCGCGCCTCGACGGCGCCGGCTGGTGGACGACGTTCCGCACCATCCGGTTCCCCCTCCTCGCCCCCGCCGTGACGTTCAACGTCGCGACCGCCTTGCTCGGCTCGATGAACGGCTTCGACATCGTCCAGGCGACGACGGGAGGCGGCCCCGGTGGAACGACCGAGCTGCTCAACATCTTCATCTTCCGCACGTTCGGGCAGGGACTGTTCGCGCAGGCGACCACCATGAGCCTCACCCTGTTCCTCATGGTGACGGTCCTGGCCTTCCCGGTCATCTACTTCCTCCGCAGAAGGGAGAACGTGCTGTGA
- a CDS encoding ABC transporter substrate-binding protein: MKIAWKGAASIAAIAAAAALVLSGCSDPGSGGGSAGSASWPAQDTKLDGVDLTIWAAQNSNKTPESVITGFEKLTGAKVKVVTIPDPYEQGVQTKVATGDKPDLAFWQPTASELTALNATQNLQSLEGAPWVKNYTGNLADMTGTLDGTRYAALVTTPAVIGVYYNKEVFSKNGITATPKNWDEFIALAEQLKAKGVDPFYEMGGDKWATQWWVQAQLADAAKDGLWDKVNKNEEKFTDPTIQGAIDNYQKLIQQGLFNADIKTATFVDQGNALLGGKAAMAMQVNSFFGELQATSNTEELNKKIGFFPISPKGNVGTYIPDQSNALVAFKTGDSKREAAARQFLSYWLGDGYADFVKAQSTVSLIKGVDTPSSVPTALTDVAASLDGSVGSMQALAVANPDLYLNLADMIQGTKTPVQVAEATQAQFAQLAKAQGVKGF; encoded by the coding sequence ATGAAGATCGCTTGGAAGGGAGCCGCCTCGATCGCGGCCATCGCCGCCGCCGCGGCGCTCGTGCTGTCGGGGTGCAGCGACCCCGGATCCGGAGGCGGCAGCGCGGGCAGCGCGTCGTGGCCGGCGCAGGACACCAAACTCGACGGCGTCGACCTCACCATCTGGGCCGCGCAGAACTCGAACAAGACCCCCGAGAGCGTGATCACGGGCTTCGAAAAACTGACCGGCGCGAAGGTGAAGGTCGTCACCATCCCCGACCCGTACGAGCAGGGCGTACAGACCAAGGTCGCTACGGGTGACAAGCCAGACCTCGCCTTCTGGCAGCCCACGGCTTCCGAGCTCACGGCGCTCAACGCGACGCAGAACCTGCAGTCGCTGGAGGGCGCTCCGTGGGTGAAGAACTACACCGGCAACCTGGCCGACATGACGGGCACGCTGGACGGCACGCGCTACGCCGCCCTGGTGACCACCCCGGCCGTCATCGGCGTCTACTACAACAAGGAGGTGTTCTCGAAGAACGGGATCACCGCCACCCCGAAGAACTGGGACGAGTTCATCGCCCTGGCCGAGCAGCTGAAGGCCAAGGGAGTCGACCCCTTCTACGAGATGGGCGGCGACAAGTGGGCCACCCAGTGGTGGGTGCAGGCGCAGCTGGCCGACGCCGCCAAGGACGGCCTCTGGGACAAGGTGAACAAGAACGAGGAGAAGTTCACCGACCCGACCATCCAGGGCGCGATCGACAACTATCAGAAGCTGATCCAGCAGGGGCTGTTCAACGCCGACATCAAGACCGCGACATTCGTCGACCAGGGGAACGCACTGCTCGGAGGCAAGGCGGCCATGGCGATGCAGGTCAACTCGTTCTTCGGCGAACTGCAGGCCACCTCCAACACCGAGGAGCTGAACAAGAAGATCGGATTCTTCCCCATCTCGCCGAAGGGCAACGTCGGCACGTACATCCCGGACCAGTCGAACGCCCTCGTCGCCTTCAAGACGGGTGACAGCAAGCGGGAGGCCGCCGCCCGTCAGTTCCTCAGCTACTGGCTCGGAGACGGGTACGCCGACTTCGTGAAGGCGCAGTCGACCGTGTCCCTGATCAAGGGCGTCGACACCCCCAGCAGCGTCCCCACCGCCCTCACCGATGTGGCGGCATCCCTCGACGGGTCGGTCGGTTCGATGCAGGCGCTCGCCGTCGCGAACCCCGACCTGTACCTGAACCTCGCCGACATGATCCAAGGGACCAAGACCCCGGTCCAGGTGGCAGAGGCGACACAGGCGCAGTTCGCACAGCTCGCGAAGGCGCAGGGAGTCAAGGGCTTCTAG
- a CDS encoding glycoside hydrolase family 36 protein: MTDRLSWGTEKLTVEIEWSADSAPRIAAVEHDGLRLDMPAGLPLVDVLAVNQGHSLASDRLVHTAIGHDLRYAGHDEAATATGSALRVRLDHVQTGLRIELLLELTDGLSVLRSSATVLNDGHEPVVLRSIPSLALYLGGNGRSSIREWEVYHALSDWLGEGRWVREPLNGVRFPRLEQQLTNHNPRGEFSVISSGTWSTGKHLPVAAVRSTRLGAAWAWQIEHNGAWRWELGEDTASGYLALSGPTDTDHQWSEELRPGESFTTVTVALALARDVTSAIGQLTAYRRAHRRPHPDNSAMPVVFNDYMNTLNGDPTTEKLLPLIDAASRVGAEVFCIDAGWYDDSGEWWDTVGEWMPSTTRFPGGLSEVIDHIRDAGMVPGLWLEPEVIGVNSPMADRLPDGAFLQRKGERVVEHHRYHLDLRHPAAREHLDSVVDRLVHEFGIGFFKLDYNINPGPGTDRDADSVGAGLLAHNRAHLDWLDGVLDRHPGLVLENCGSGAMRSDYAMLSRLQMQSTSDQQDFLKYPPIAASAPAAMLPEQAASWAYPQPEMTMEEVAFCLATGLLGRYYVSGHLARMDAERLALVADAVGVAKQLRGELTASTPFWPLGIPTWDAGWTSLGLAIDDGALVTVWNRDPATPETRLSLPAFAGRELTVSTVFPRSLPDWETHWDAGTGELTVTSPTGEVGARVLRLQAATNIASAPHSATRTQ, translated from the coding sequence ATGACCGACCGCCTGAGCTGGGGCACCGAGAAGCTGACCGTCGAGATCGAATGGTCCGCCGACTCCGCACCCCGAATCGCCGCGGTCGAGCACGACGGGTTGCGGCTCGACATGCCCGCGGGGCTTCCGCTGGTCGACGTGCTCGCGGTCAACCAGGGGCACTCGCTCGCCAGCGATCGGCTGGTCCACACGGCGATCGGGCACGACCTCCGCTATGCCGGCCACGACGAGGCGGCCACCGCCACCGGATCGGCCCTGCGGGTCCGGCTCGACCACGTACAGACCGGCCTCCGCATCGAGCTGCTCCTCGAACTCACCGACGGCCTGTCGGTGCTCCGTTCGTCTGCCACCGTCCTCAACGACGGTCACGAACCCGTCGTGCTCCGCTCCATCCCATCGCTCGCGCTCTATCTCGGCGGCAACGGCCGCAGCAGCATCCGCGAGTGGGAGGTCTACCACGCGCTCAGTGACTGGCTGGGCGAAGGGCGGTGGGTGCGCGAGCCGCTCAACGGCGTCCGCTTCCCGCGCCTCGAACAGCAGCTGACCAACCACAACCCGCGCGGAGAGTTCAGCGTGATCTCCTCCGGCACCTGGTCCACCGGCAAGCACCTGCCCGTCGCGGCGGTGCGGTCGACGCGGCTCGGAGCCGCCTGGGCCTGGCAGATCGAGCACAACGGCGCCTGGCGCTGGGAGCTGGGGGAGGACACCGCGAGCGGCTATCTCGCCCTCTCCGGGCCCACCGACACCGACCACCAGTGGAGCGAGGAACTCCGGCCCGGCGAGTCGTTCACCACGGTCACCGTCGCCCTGGCTCTCGCCCGCGACGTCACGTCGGCGATCGGCCAGCTGACCGCCTACCGGCGCGCACACCGGCGGCCCCATCCCGACAACAGCGCGATGCCCGTCGTCTTCAACGACTACATGAACACCCTGAACGGCGACCCGACGACGGAGAAGCTGCTCCCGCTCATCGACGCGGCCTCCCGCGTCGGCGCCGAAGTGTTCTGCATCGACGCGGGTTGGTACGACGACAGCGGCGAATGGTGGGACACCGTGGGGGAGTGGATGCCGAGCACCACACGTTTCCCCGGCGGGCTCTCGGAGGTCATCGACCACATCCGAGACGCCGGGATGGTGCCCGGCCTCTGGCTCGAGCCCGAGGTCATCGGGGTGAACAGCCCGATGGCCGACCGTCTGCCCGACGGCGCCTTCCTGCAGCGCAAAGGCGAGCGCGTGGTCGAGCACCACCGCTACCACCTCGACCTCCGCCATCCGGCGGCGCGCGAGCACCTGGACTCCGTCGTCGACCGGCTCGTGCACGAGTTCGGGATCGGCTTCTTCAAACTCGACTACAACATCAACCCGGGGCCGGGGACGGATCGGGATGCGGACAGCGTCGGCGCCGGACTGCTGGCCCACAACCGCGCCCACCTCGACTGGCTGGACGGCGTGCTCGACCGCCACCCCGGTCTCGTGCTCGAGAACTGCGGTTCCGGGGCGATGCGCTCCGACTACGCCATGCTCTCCCGGCTGCAGATGCAGTCCACCTCCGACCAGCAGGACTTCCTCAAGTACCCGCCGATCGCGGCGAGCGCGCCCGCGGCGATGCTGCCGGAGCAGGCGGCGAGCTGGGCGTATCCGCAGCCGGAGATGACGATGGAGGAGGTCGCCTTCTGCCTCGCCACCGGACTCCTCGGCCGCTACTACGTGTCCGGGCATCTGGCGCGGATGGACGCCGAGCGACTGGCGCTCGTCGCCGACGCGGTCGGGGTCGCCAAGCAGCTGCGCGGCGAGCTCACCGCATCCACCCCCTTCTGGCCGCTCGGCATCCCCACCTGGGACGCAGGGTGGACCTCGCTGGGGCTCGCGATCGACGACGGCGCCCTGGTGACCGTCTGGAACCGCGACCCGGCGACACCCGAGACCCGGCTCTCCCTTCCGGCGTTCGCCGGACGGGAGCTCACGGTCTCGACCGTCTTCCCGCGATCCCTTCCCGACTGGGAGACCCACTGGGACGCGGGGACAGGAGAACTCACCGTCACCAGCCCCACCGGCGAGGTCGGCGCGCGGGTCCTCCGCCTCCAGGCCGCGACGAACATCGCGTCCGCACCGCATTCCGCAACCCGAACCCAGTAG